One part of the Phragmites australis chromosome 3, lpPhrAust1.1, whole genome shotgun sequence genome encodes these proteins:
- the LOC133911386 gene encoding uncharacterized protein LOC133911386, with protein MATTPTQRYAAGALLALALRQAQIHQSAPLGGSPGDDEERASSASGSSSNGSSVGDAASDADLWTHDSRGLLRPVFRFLEIDPRAWAGLEETSASPEAKHHIGAFLRIIFEEDGESSSDRSQQELALAKSVDVMVMSLGNDTVSDETNEEDSQDPTTCSSETAESSEAGSSENLLGVDKLSLDDVPADNHRKMALLYMLLSACVADKPVLQEEEDRKSSHFRKGYDARHRVALRLLATWLDVKWIKMEAMEVMVACSAMAAAKEQEQKRENASPKSKWEKWKRGGIIGAAALTGGALLAITGGLAAPAIAAGFGALAPTLGTLVPFIGASGFAAMAAAAGSVAGSVAVAASFGAAGAGLTGSKMARRIGSVKEFEFKPIGDNHNQGRLAVGILVSGFAFDKDDFRRPWEGWKDNLEKYILQWESKHIIAVSTAIQDWLTSRLAMELMKQGAMRTVLSGLLAAFAWPATLLAATDFIDSKWSIAIDRSDKAGKMLAEVLLKGLQGNRPVTLVGFSLGARVIFKCLQELALSSDNEGLVERVVLLGAPVSVKGELWEPARKMVAGRFVNVYSRDDWILGVTFRASLLTQGLAGIQAVDVPGVENVDVTELVDGHSSYLSAAQQILEHLELNTYYPVFIPLPAVSK; from the exons ATGGCGACCACGCCGACGCAGCGCTACGCGGCGGGGGCGCTGCTGGCGCTCGCGCTCCGCCAAGCGCAGATCCACCAGTCCGCCCCACTCGGCGGCTCCcccggcgacgacgaggagcgcGCCAGTAGCGCCAGCGGCAGCTCCTCCAACGGCAGCAGCGTCGGGGACGCCGCCTCCGACGCCGACCTCTGGACGCACGACTCCCGCGGCCTCCTCCGCCCCGTCTTCAG GTTCCTGGAGATCGACCCCAGGGCGTGGGCTGGGCTGGAGGAGACTTCGGCGTCGCCTGAGGCCAAGCATCACATCGGAGCG TTTCTGAGGATAATctttgaagaagatggtgaaaGTTCTTCGGACAGATCACAACAGGAACTTGCCTTGGCAAAATCAGTTGATGTGATGGTAATGAGTCTGGGTAATGACACAGTATCAGATGAGACAAATGAAGAGGACAGTCAAGATCCCACAACTTGTAGCTCCGAAACGGCTGAATCCTCAGAAGCAGGCTCTTCTGAGAACTTGCTTGGAGTTGACAAGTTGTCCTTAGATGACGTTCCTGCTGACAATCACCGGAAGATGGCATTGCTCTACATGCTTCTCTCTGCCTGTGTGGCTGATAAACCTGTATTGCAAGAGGAAGAGGACAGGAAATCTTCTCACTTCAGGAAGGGCTATGATGCTCGGCATCGTGTTGCTCTCCGTTTGCTAGCTACATGGCTTGATGTGAAGTGGATCAAAATG GAAGCTATGGAGGTAATGGTCGCATGCTCTGCCATGGCTGCAGCCAAAGAGCAAGAACAAAAACGAGAAAATGCATCACCGAAAAGCAAATGGGAAAAATGGAAGCGTGGGGGAATTATTGGAGCAGCTGCCTTGACTGGTGGAGCGTTGCTGGCTATTACAGGGG GTTTAGCTGCACCAGCTATTGCTGCAGGATTTGGTGCTCTAGCTCCAACACTCGGCACACTTGTCCCTTTTATAGGAGCTAGTGGATTTGCTGCTATGGCTGCTGCAGCAGGATCTGTTGCTGGCTCTGTGGCAGTTGCTGCCTCATTTGGAG CCGCTGGGGCTGGCTTGACGGGGAGCAAAATGGCGAGGCGAATTGGAAGTGTGaaagaatttgagttcaaacCTATTGGTGACAACCACAATCAGggt CGCCTTGCGGTTGGTATCTTGGTTTCTGGATTTGCTTTTGACAAGGACGACTTCCGCAGACCTTGGGAAGGATGGAAGGATAACCTAGAGAA GTACATCCTTCAATGGGAGTCTAAGCATATAATTGCAGTGAGTACAGCAATACAGGATTGGCTGACATCAA GACTTGCAATGGAATTGATGAAGCAAGGTGCAATGAGAACTGTCCTAAGTGGCCTTCTTGCAGCATTTGCTTGGCCTGCTACATTGCTTGCAGCTACAGATTTTATTGATAGTAAATGGTCCATTGCCATTGACAG ATCAGATAAGGCAGGAAAAATGCTTGCTGAAGTGCTTCTAAAGGGTCTGCAAGGGAACAG GCCCGTGACTCTTGTTGGGTTTTCGCTGGGGGCACGTGTTATCTTCAAGTGTTTACAGGAGCTAGCTTTATCAAGTGATAATG AGGGACTAGTTGAGAGGGTTGTACTCCTAGGCGCACCAGTTTCAGTGAAGGGTGAGCTGTGGGAGCCTGCCAGGAAG ATGGTTGCTGGAAGATTTGTGAATGTGTACTCCAGAGATGACTGGATTCTGGGTGTTACCTTTCGTGCAAG CCTGCTAACCCAAGGATTGGCTGGCATCCAGGCCGTTGATGTTCCTGGTGTCGAAAAT GTTGATGTTACCGAGCTTGTTGATGGCCATTCGTCCTACCTGTCAGCTGCCCAACAGATCCTGGAACATCTTGAATTAAATACATACTATCCTGTTTTCATCCCCCTACCGGCAGTCAGCAAATAA
- the LOC133911387 gene encoding salt tolerance receptor-like cytoplasmic kinase 1: MLPHKRRGLLCCGCRGSTAATVGGREAFGDTDDQSGVKNTASTAIARQLSWAQVEVLTGGFTSAVVGEGGFSTVYLARFAGSLAAVKVHRSSERLHRAFRQELDALLRVRHPHIVRLLAFCDQRDEGVLVLEFAPNGNLHDQLHGGGKGAGAMPWARRLSVALQVARALEYLHDRCEPQVVHGDVKASNVLLDAAMCARLCDFGSARAGFSAAVRPRPRPSARAVLGSPGYVDPHYLRSGVVTKKSDVYSFGVLLLELLTGVQAFCDGRLLTAAVAPKMKAVGSCDNVHELVDQRLGCHYNTDEAAVMVALAAACVGDNPSLRPSMADVVRTLERNGQA, from the exons ATGCTACCGCACAAGCGGCGCGGGCTCCTCTGCTGCGGGTGCCGGGGCAGCACCGCCGCGACCGTCGGCGGCCGAGAAGCCTTCGGGGACACTGACGATCAGTCCGGCGTCAAGAACACGGCCTCCACCGCGATCGCGAGGCAGCTGTCGTGGGCGCAGGTGGAGGTCTTGACGGGAGGCTTCACGTCGGCCGTTGTTGGTGAGGGCGGCTTCAGCACCGTCTACCTCGCCCGCTTCGCCGGCTCCCTCGCCGCCGTCAAGGTCCACCGCAGCAGCGAACGCCTACACCGCGCCTTCCGCCAGGAGCTCGACGCCCTCCTCCGCGTCCGCCACCCACACATCGTCCGCCTCCTCGCCTTCTGCGACCAGCGAG ACGAAGGCGTTCTCGTGCTGGAGTTCGCGCCGAACGGGAACCTGCACGACCAGCTCcacggcggcggcaagggcgcCGGGGCGATGCCGTGGGCTCGCCGATTGTCGGTGGCGCTGCAGGTGGCCCGCGCTCTCGAGTACCTCCACGACCGGTGCGAGCCCCAGGTGGTGCACGGCGACGTGAAGGCGTCGAACGTGCTGCTCGACGCGGCCATGTGCGCCAGGCTCTGCGACTTCGGGTCGGCGCGCGCGGGGTTCTCGGCTGCAGTCCGCCCTCGCCCGCGGCCCTCGGCGCGCGCCGTGCTGGGGTCCCCCGGTTACGTCGACCCGCACTACCTCCGCTCCGGCGTCGTCACCAAGAAGagcgacgtgtacagcttcggcgtgctgctgctggagctgctCACCGGCGTGCAGGCCTTCTGCGACGGCCGGCTCCTGACGGCGGCCGTGGCGCCGAAGATGAAGGCAGTTGGTTCATGCGACAACGTTCATGAGCTTGTTGACCAAAGGCTGGGGTGCCATTACAACACTGATGAGGCGGCGGTCATGGTGGCGCTGGCGGCGGCTTGCGTCGGGGATAATCCGAGCCTCCGGCCGTCGATGGCCGACGTGGTACGGACCCTGGAGCGGAACGGGCAAGCATAG